The segment ACCACCATTTATTACTCTCCATTGCCCCCACCCGCTTTCTTCTCCCCTGGTGATTCCAGGGTCTTGAAGTCGGTTTCGCGCGGATCGGGCTTACTTTCTAATTGTTGTTTACGGCGCACTGATTCTTTAAACATCATTATATTCTGCGCAATTGCAAGTTTAGTACCCTCATCGTTTGAATCCATTATATCCATAAGATCTCGCATTAAGCTTTGTATATTAGGGATTTGTGATCGTACTGTAACATAAGGGCTTACCACATCATTTATCTGACCAACAGATTCACAGGTGTTTTGAACAGTAGTTGTGTACATATCTCCTGCACCGGTGAGTATCCAGTTAGTGTTAAAGCCAAGCTTGGAAAGGGCTTGGAGGACTTCTGATCCGGGCAAATTACTGCCTTTTTCATACTTTTGCCATGCTCTTTCATGGACACCTA is part of the Sulfuricurvum sp. IAE1 genome and harbors:
- a CDS encoding helix-turn-helix domain-containing protein, with translation MKDQLKQIREKLRKTQKEMGALVGVHERAWQKYEKGSNLPGSEVLQALSKLGFNTNWILTGAGDMYTTTVQNTCESVGQINDVVSPYVTVRSQIPNIQSLMRDLMDIMDSNDEGTKLAIAQNIMMFKESVRRKQQLESKPDPRETDFKTLESPGEKKAGGGNGE